The genomic DNA ACCTTCTGTCATTTGTTTATTCCTGTCTAGCCGGAAATTGACCAACTTCACATATACCAAACAAACTTTtgatttcaattttctcgaaaataaagccgTCAACACAATTTCCTTATCcttgattttcattttattttgcaCCATAGAATCTACCTGACGCCATTTATACCATGAATTACGGGCCACCCTGTATGTATATGTTGTATGTATTTGGTGAAACGTGGCTTTGCTATATAGGAATATACCTTGTTCTTCTCTTCGGTGTAGCCTCGTCCTCGTAGCAGCTGTTTTAATTGTGTCGCTTCAGGAGTTAAGGAAGATTGAACCTCACATCGACTACTTCGCCGAGGATACGTGCATTGTCTCAAAGGCACTCGGTTGTTTGATGTTCGATTTGAAATACAGGAGACGCATCGCGCACTGATTCTAAACCAATCGCGGCCACGGCGCCGACGATAGTAGAGGTCGCCATGTTCGTTTCCGTGAACCACGTGAGAGATAGATGGGAAACGTAGCTTGATCAACTGACCCGGTTTGAATAATCGGCTGCAATTCGATTTAAAAGAACTCCTGTTATGATCTTCCGAATTgtctttcttttcattcttcctttcacttttttttccatttttaagtAGATCATTATGAATTGAGAGGATTTGATCTTCGTCAATGTCCGATATGTAGGTTAAGTTCATGGTCTTCGGAAAATTCACCCTTTTCTTTGGTGGATGGTTTATCAAATTGCTCCCGATGCTGCTTCGCAATCGGCCTGCGATGACGACATCGTTCGACGAGATCGCCTGACTAGAACATGAATGAGAGAACATATGATTCGAAATTGGAATGCAGGGAAATTCATGGAACGATCTCTGAATTCTTATGATGACCTAGACTGCATATATtcatgcaatttcatatttttatgagctTAATCAAAGGATTGGAATTTAAGTAGATACACAATATCACAAATCACAATAAGTGCTCtacattgaatatatttttgcatattatatgagTTCTATAAATCtttggaattttaaatttcctaaaaACGTATAAACATCCACAATTTAAATGGTGAATGTTTGTAAAGTATGATAATTCAATCGCTAAAGATAGTAATACATTAAAACCCAATATTGcggtaatattttattcgtaactatttttttttgtaatcaaTTTACCTCatcgtcttttatttttcaacgttctagatatgaaatatttctatttctattcctATTTCAATTCATATCTCTATTCCTGATTCTGTGTCTTCCACTTAAATTTGTTATGAAACTGATCCTTAATGGATTAACGGAAAAACAATCTCATAAGTAACAATTGTTTCTAAGAATTTATTagattttcaaatatgaaagatggcatttgaattatttattcaacGGGTATCATTTCATCCTACACGTCGGTGTAGGAAGAAATATCATGAAGAAATATCACTATAAACCACCTTTATGACAGTATATTACAAACgacataaatttttgttatactAACACTGTCACTACAAGCTCTTATCTAATCTTGGAATTATAGTTACACATAGTGCTATTCCCCATATGGGACGGTAACTGTGATTCTATTTCGATAtactatgtacatatacatattatgaGCCATACAGAGCCACAAAAGAGTGacgatattataaatacatgtatattacTATTTGAATATTTGCCATGGAAAActgttatgtatatattatatgtattaaatagaacatcttgaaatttgaaattaatctgaaaatgtatttattgcgagcaaacatttaattaaaaaattctcgaACTATGTAACAAGTATTAAAGACAATCTTACTGAATatcgtttattaatataatacataataaataattttgtaatctaTAACagatacaatatatacatacaagttTTTTATGATGaatgttcaaatattaaaataaattcgaaattttccaaaaaaGGGGCCAAAACATCAATGATATATTTGTTTCTATGTGAAAGTGATTTTTTGCAAAACGAAGAATCGCTGAAAAAGATAAGTCAAGGATCGTATATCCGGGTCGAAGAAATGCGGAGGGAAAGATGCGTGGAAGGTATGCCAGGGTTGCTTCTTGCTTCTCCGATTGACGTCATAAGTGCGTCATTGGAagcaaagaaacaagaaagtgCGATTGAATGATCGCGGTTGCAGCAACCGTCGCGCGTACCGCTCGGTATCGTttgattctttctctttctcgacaAACGGTCCATTATCTCGTCAGTTCAAGTGCCCCTTGGCCACTTGAGCCTATCTGTGCTGCGACCGTTTCGTTCGACTCTCTTGTTCATTGTGCGAAATAATAGTGCACACCGCAACAAGCGTAATATAATGtacattttttctcttttctattgTCTCTGTCTTGTTTTTTTAATATCGCCCACGCGTTGTTTTCTATCGGTCGGGAGTGCCCGCTAATTGCACACAGGCGGCAGTATGTCCAGGGGAAGATAAGATTACGACACAGGATCCTcggtattattttttttttttctccatcaGAGGAAACGAGACGTAAAATACGTAAACATAATTACAAGGTCtggaaaaatatcgtttaaaagTATGGAATAATATTTTCCCAGTTTGTTTTTCTTAATTCATGTTCATCGATTTGACATTATATTAGGACGGATGGTGTTTAATAAATAGAGAGATAGAGAATATATTTGTAAACATCGTTTTCGATGCATGTCATTACTGAAAGAAGGGGGAtgtcgttttaataatttttggtttgattttcatattttattggAACAAAGGAGAATCGATTATGTAGGAAGAAATTGCATAATTTCTATTTAGGAAGTCGAAGATGACACGACCGATGGAAGGTTATAGCCAAGCCTACTAGCCGGGCTCATATTTGTGACGAAATCAGGTCAGTGTCGGTCCAAGGCTAATGACTCGTACGTCCTAAATAGGTAATAACATATATCATGTGCCCGCATTAATTTCCAGATGAATAATGTTTAGAAAACAATTTGAGGAATTTACAATTGAATCGAAAATGTTTTACTCTGACAATGGAGTAACAATAAGAATTATTAGAAAACATTCATGCAAAATGCATATTGTTACAAACATGCGTAGAATTGAGATAGAGCGagatatttatcattataaattttttatttcactgtaCAATTCTTACCTGTCCATATTGATGTCGTGTTCTGCATTTTATTCCAGAttggtaatataaaataattttataaacaattattttaaaaaatttgtaaatgcaACAAAGAGTTTTTTttggaaaaaaacaaaaaaggaaatttaatgtatttaattttgGACACGTTTACGTCACGAAACAACCTAACTTTTAAACTAAAATCTGAGAAATTTGACCAAACATTCTTTATGTTCATTGTTGCTCGCTATCCACGGATAATAATTTCTGATTGTAGTAATTGAGAAAAGCCATGTATGCAATGATTGTACGTCAATCGTAGCTGATGGCCGACTGAACTCGAGATTTGAACTTGACCATACCGCGGTGACCACCTATACTTGAGTTCCTGTGTAAAAGGAGGGGATCTATTGCATTGAAATCAGCCTCCTAGAAGGGAAGCTTTCCACCTACAATTGACGCAAGAGTTATTGTTGCGATTGCATCTATATCGTAAATCGTTAGCTTTCGTACGATTCCTAAAcgatttattttcctttctcttatCTCGCAAAAAACGAAAAGATTATGAAATTTACGATTAACAAATTCAACTTTTATTAACTCTTTATGCAAAACAAATCAAGAAATTAAACAAGttcctttttaataaattgcGAAATCAGATTATGTATCAtgctttatattaattttcagtcattatttttcgattttaatAGTTTTCTTAAATTTAGATGACTTCATAGAATTTAATATCTGCATATTCAGTAGGGTCCAAAAATAATGATGCAAATATGTGAGGTTCTGATATAGTCTTCTTTCGTTCATAAGGCTTTACCCATTTATTTACTTCTctaatatttagatttttaaaaGTAGTTTCAATGGATGGTTTGGTAACTAGAATTGTTCCACTTTGGATAGTGGCTTTTAAAAAAATCCAAATGTCTCTATGTACTGAATGTGAAACATAAAATTCAAATGGGTTGTGTATAATGATGATATTACTCTTCTGAATGATTTCAGGACATTCCTCAATCCTCTTGTTCACAATCTCAATACGATCATTCATTTTGTACTTATTTACTATGTCATTTTGGAGTGAGCAAAGTTCTTTGTTCATTTCAACACCAATAATCTTCTTGGCAGATGTGAATGTATGTGCCTGAAGGatagatttttaaataataacatacatcttttaattattgatctgttatttagaaaagaagaaaaatcattacTCCATATAAAACAGCACCCAATCGGGATCCTATGTCAAGTACAACTTTTTCACTTAAACTTGGTAAAACACtgtgaaatatatacaatatgccAGCCACAGATAAAGAGTGTGAAATGATATCTAAAAACAAATACATTttgttttcataaaatatgaTTTAAGGAAATCACATAATCCAAGAAAAATGTTGAGTTTTTCCTACTGTATTGTTTTATATTGCTGGACCCACAGTCAGCACAATACAAAGTATTAAGCTCCCCATTTTCTATAAGTTCATCTACTTCCTTCTCATCATAAAGAAATGCGTCAACATGTTTTGTTGAACGAGGATCACAGTCTGAGTTCTGCAGAGTTATAAAACTTATGATATTTTTCCTTTGTAACATATAgattaaaaatcaatatataGTTTTACTTATTTAGAAAATAGCAAACCTGTCCAATCGTTGGTGGTACAATGTTTTCTGATGGAAATATTCCATTTGTTGGTACTTTATTTCTGATATTGAGAACAATATCTTTTATAGTGTTTAACTTTTCTTCCTGTGAACTACGTTTGTTGTAACAATCATTTGTCATGCCATATGCATTCTTTGAAAGAGATTCAATCTTTACATTTTGTGGTTTCCAATTATCAGCAATGAATGATAAAAATGTTTGTTTACCAATTTCGTTTAAAGAACACATTATAGATGTGAACATTTCTATAGCACTTTCTACAGTCATACTAACATCAGAATCCATTATATAGGttcgttcaatttttcaataaaaataaaaaacatttaattttataaatattactcGTATGTGTTATCATGCATGTGTATCAGTTAGAGGTTATGTCGGATTGAATTCCATATTTGAGTTATACGTAAGGAATAATTTACTAGAAATATcactaaaattcaaatttaaagttCTTTAACGCATAACATTCAACATGAAGTCGAATCTTTTTTTCagcatatttattaaaaaaaaattaagtacACAAAATGTCGATATGCATACAtagatacataaataattaGTCTTAACACTAGTTTGTATAGGCAAGATTTAAGGCACAATATGCTCCTTCATAAAATTTGTCCCATTTtagtatatatgtacaaaaatttgttcTTATCTCGCTTGCAAACTGATCTTCTGactttgttttcttttaaaatagacaatttaaataattaatactacatTAAAAGATATGTTATATATAGAACGACGTAAAAtcgaaaaaattgtataaatacttatttacacatttttgtttcctttttttgatACCGAAATTTTGACTAAAAATTCTAGCatgtttaaatataattctcAGATTCTTTTTAACGCATGATTTATTGTAAAGCTTGATTACCGTCTGGAATCTAATATCGGTCACTAAAAGAAATTGCATCTAACTCGAAGCTAGGAAAATACTGTTATTAAAAGTTCTTGATATTACGTAACAAATACTGTTAGCGATGTGTGActgaattatttctattattctagTAGCAATTCGTATGAGGTTTGTTCGCTCTCTAACGTGAAAATTATTCCGTTAAAGTCATTATTTTACCAGTATCAACGACGATAATGTATGAATAATCataatatataagataacgatacaATGatcattaaaaaaagagaaaaaatttgAACAAAGTTCCATTCTATCGCGATTCaagaattttcaaagaaaattccaGCATCACCGATGATATTTCCTAAAACatgtagtattatataaaatacatagcaCAGCTGTCTTTTTCATCAGGCACAAAATCATTCGCCTCTAAATTCGACATAATCACTAATATCTCGCGTATTTACAACATAAAATAATGGACgctaattaatttaaatgaggAAACAAACATAACTCGTAAAAGCTGCCTGGATTAAAATTAGTATAAAATTAGGCGAGTATACGGTAAAAGCTAAATGTTCCAAAAACGAGTATAGTTTAAATTACGAGCTCATAAATTTTTCGTTCTAGCGTGTCTAATTACAAATGAAACTCGCTAATTATCGACCATCAAGTGGATACAAAAAGAGacaaagatataatataagagaGCAACAAAGAGATAAAAGAACGAAGAGGTCGAAGAAGACAGCGGACAGGTACTTTGCATATTTTACCCACTTCATGATCAATCGTGAATTTCTAATTCTATTTTGAGCTTGAAAAAAGTCGCAGTTTACCgtcaaagagaaaagaagaaaacctAAAACTGACTACGTAGGATACGATCGTTAAATGAATACATATCTAACAATCTTGATTGAAACACTTGAGCATACCTATTATGACACCCTGTAAATGTCTTAAAACGGTTCACTCATTGTAAACCTAACGAATGACTAAAGTTTCTAAAGTTTCTCACTATTAAAAGAAGCATCATTGGAAGCGACAACATTCGTATATAGTTTTCTTCGCATATTCCCGTCGCAACGTAGTTGATAAAAGTTTGATAAAATTGACATCTGGAAATACGGTCTGAGCACTATAAAAGTCTTTTTAAAGCATAGAGGAAAATGGTTGGTCGCAGAGAGACTGTTCGATAGGCAGTGATTCCTGGGGCAGAAGGGACTCTCAGTCTATTGATGTGTTTCACTGGTCAGTCCCAGCTGTGTCGCTGTTGTTatggttgttgttgctgttgttttGTCCGTTAAGAAACGATGCCATTTCCATCGGCGACTGTTGCCCGGTCTGTTTAGAAACATGCGTGTTCGTTTCGCTTCTTTCAGATCTCACTCACAGAGAGGCACAGGCATGTaggtaatatataacgtatgtgTGTGGTGTTcggaaaatacgaaagaaaagcGGCTTCCAGAGAGAATGCAGAGAGTGTGCAAGTAGAATTTTAAAGAACAGCACGCGACCAATTGCTAAAGCTAGAAAAGACTAGTCTTCTTAATATCGAATAGTCTGAAAGCAGAAATACGTTAGTtgaatgtaaatatagatacagTCGCGCGCGAGAGTGCGGAGGGAGGAAAATAAATGGTAGTcgcttgtaaaaaaaaaaaaaagaaaaattaaaaaaagaaaaagtggtGTACAGCTGTAACCCAGTGGAGCCCGTGATTCGACTCGATTATCGAGTATAGGCCATCGAAATGGGACTTAATCAAGCTTGATGATAATAATGATCGAATCAATGTGCTATGTTCGTGCAATGACATTGAGGATATGGATGGACATAGTGATTTAGCGCCCAGGGTCTTATGTGTCAATCTATCGAGTGTGCAGAAAAATAAAAGCATTAATGGAAAGTTAAATATGAAGTCTCCTCTAGTGGCAGTGAAGCATTTATGTATATAGACACTATATGATTAGATTTTATTGCGTACCATTAGGGTGTGATTTGTTTACTTCCTATATTGGAATTATCTTGTAAAAATATCaacgatataatttaaattaaaaaaatgatatagaaccctttttttcattttttggcTACTTTAGGATCGAGCTCCTCAGAGTTACAAGCCGACAGAACACACACACGACAGTACGAATAGTTGCGATAAAAATATCGACAAGGCGTATAGAGATAACTATGTACGCAGTTAAGATAATATTTCTGTTCGTTTAGTAGAATTAGGAAATTGAATGACCGTAGACAATTGATATTTAattcagaaatagaaaatattgataTGACATTTTTGTCCATTTCTCAAATCGAAATAGCCTTCAGTCATTCTTTTCCTTTGACAAGACGAAAGTATTGATATTGTTACTTACAAATACCGACCTTAGGCTGTATTATATCTTCAGATGTATCGAGACCAGCAAGTGGATTTGATGTTATGTTTATTTTCGAATCAGTTACTCCGCCATTCATTACTCTTCCGTTTGTTATCGGTTTtcctaaaataaaaaattaatgtataaTCTATTATAAGGCGTACACTGTCTTTTTTCAAAATACGATGATATCACAAATTAAATTTACCTTCGCTTTGCGATGATTCCCGGCTTTGTTTGTGCTTCGTCCTCTTATATATTACTGCGGCTGCAGTTAAGCTGCCCAACAGAGTCGATCCTCCGAGAACTCCGCCAATTATGGcatacatatttacatttttatcatcTGCAGGCCTTACTCGACTATCTAATGTTAAATTGCTGCcatgatcatttttattatcataattaGCATGTTCGTTCGTATTTACAGCTCTTTTCGTCTTTTGTCGAAGGATCTTAGAAAATTCTGAAGCTGCGTCTACGGAAAAACTCTGAACTTTAAACTCATACGTTGTATCCGGTTGCAAATGGGAAATAGTTATGTTGAAAGAGTCTTTTCCTTCAACCGTAGTTTTTATATAATCGCTAACTGTGGTAGAAGCTCGGTGATACACATAGAAACCATCGATGTTTGCCGAATTATCCGAATTCTGCCAAATGAGTAATACTTCGTGTGGACTCAAAGCCTCGGTGTTCGTTAACAAAGGTATTGGCATCCTATTGCTTTCGATTCCGCCATCTTTATTCAGATGAAAACGTACGGAGTTTGGACTAAGTTTATTATCATTGTTGGAGTAAACTGCAGCAATTCGAAACCGATAAGTATGATTAGGCTGTAAATCGGTTACTTCGAACGACCGCACGTGATTCGGTATCTCCGAGTTCGCGGTCATCCATTTTGCTTGTCTACCATTCATCTTCTGTCCAAGTTCGCGATATTGAACTTTAAAGAATTGAATCGGCAGTCCTGTGTTCTCAGGTACAGACCACCTAACCATCACGGACACGTCTGAGAGTCTGGTGACATTCGGTAGATTCGGTGGTACTAGCACAgctacaaatataaaaaacCCGATAAAATCAACATGAAGTATTTAAGCAATATGTACGGTGCAACAAATTACCAGTGCCTTTACGTTTCCCTTCCTTactccttcttcttcctcctccccTTGTATGTTTGTGTCTTGAATTAGAGATTCCATAATCCTGTTTGGCTTCAGTCGTCCCAATATGTTGTTTAGGGTTCACTCTTAGCAAATTGCAACCAGAATGAGACCCATATTCGTTACTCGCGACACACTGGACAATTCCAGCGTGCTTTTTTTCAACCTCGGAGATAGAAAGACTCGAACCTTCGATTTCCACATTACCACCAGGCGTCAAAGATTCCCCATTAATTAGCCACTCAAATTTCGGTTGTGGTTCGCCTGTTACCGTGCAAGAGAGATCCAATTCTCCACCTTCGGAGAACGTTGCTGCCTTCGGTGGCTTAATCACCTTTGGAGCTTCCATAACTTTTAGTATGATCACAGACTTGATGTTTACACCATGGCTACTCCATATACAATCATATTCTCCCCTATCCGCTGATTGAACGTTAATTATCGTTAGACCCATCGCAGTTTTAATGGAGTTCAGTGGTAACGAACTACCTAATCTAGTCCACGTGACAGAAGGGATTGGGTAACCAGCGGCAAAGCATTCCAAAGTTACGTTTTTACCCCTCAAAACCTTGTACTCCGTTTGTGGTTGTTTAACAAAGTATGGTGCTCGAAAACTGGTATTTGTGTTTACGTTTAGAATCGTCTTATggttactacgatataactgaGTAGTTATGTAATTTTCAGCAGTGCAGTGATAAGATCCACTGTCCGATACTTTAGCATTTTCAATGACCATGGTCTTGCTACCAACTACGTTAACATTTTTTACAGGATTATTATCTTTGTAGAACTCAACTATCGCCTCTGGGGCTGAGTAAGGCACAGGACAAGTGATAGGCACGGTATTCCCCGCTGGAACGTTTATAACGACTTCGCTCTTATCGGTAAACTTCTCTAGCGTAGCAAGCGTCAATCTTGCCGGGTCAGAAGCTAAACCACTCGAACCTAACAACGTAAAATCAAATTAccaaattgtaatttaaacatTGTGAAAGAtgttaaagaaaatgaaatacaaaaatatttaccaTAAAATGCTATACAACGGTAATCACCGGCTTTGGATTCATTGTCAAAGTTCACTACGTGCCTGGACGTTTTCCCACCGTTACTAGACATGTGAAAAACCTGCAACCACCTATCCGAACCTAATGGTCTATGGCGCCAGGAGAAACGTTCTGCTCCGAGATTCAAATTGCATTCAAAATTCACATCATCTCCTATTGGCGCGGCCAAAGGTTGCGGATGTTTAGTGAAGATCATGCCTAGTTCTTGCTTCTGTCCTGTAATTTATACGAATAATTTAATTCTCATAGTATTCAATTTTTCTAGTCGCACgaaaatactattaaaaatgatacaaattGTAATATACTTGAATGTAATTAATCATGTGTAAATACTTTCTTTAACCACtgtatattaaaatgtaatgaatatcataaataaaaaatatataagacaAAACTGACCATGTGCAAAGCTGGTTAGGACATGAAGTAGGACCGTGATAACGGCATATAGAAAAAGCACAGGTCGCATCTTGACTCATTCTGCAatcaaagaaaacaaaaattacaaGTTAGTCACATATGTCGCTCTCATTCTTATTATTCGTTTTTTAGTCTTGGTTTTGTCGGTTAAAAATGCGAGGCGCCGGtctcgaaagagaaagagagggccCACTAAAATTAATGCCGGCCAACCACCACGTTTAAGTATAGAACATGGCGAGTTCACGTGGAAATAGAACGCATTCATTCTAGTTTTGATCATGGCTCGTCATTTCGGCACGAACGATCCCCGCTCCACCAAATGGGTCGCGCATTCCAGTCCCAAAGGGATACAGTATAACACGATTTATATTCGTTTCCAAATGCGGTTCATTTTAAAAGCTTCTGCCGCGCTAAAGCTCTCGGCAATCAAGAGGATTCTCAGAGAACAGTGGCGAAAATGAGATTGCGCATGAAATCTTGATTTTTATGACAACAGAGGATAACCTAACCCTAGTTAATATTAATGCTTCCCAGTTATATAGCCACTTTCTGTTTATTTAATATGActgtacatataatttattaatttctgcaTTATTAACTACAAAATGGATTtggatttatataattttgttattcttgatctaagaaaaaatattattgcatTTTATTTTGTACAGATCCTAACACCTCTTCTTTCTTTGTAATTCTGGCTTAGGTTGCTTCTTAATTagtatcaatatttatttataataaatagcaGTTACACaattttagtataaaatataaaatatttataaacattttgatGGTAATTTTTTGTGATTATATTTTTTTGCGATTGTGATTGTAAGCTGTCACTATTTAATAGTTGTGTCATTATTGCTCTATGGATATTTATACACTTAGAGAATTTAAATTGTACAATATGCACATTTTAAAGTACAATGCTTGTTTTAGATAGcgaaataaatctctatttaaGTTTCATTTCTTCAATGTAAAATATTCGCACTATACAATTTCGCTGCACTAACTGGCCGCCGCTATCTTTACCAATTCTTGGAACAGATTTCTTAGAGCGAGTCTCCTATGTTAATATGTAAGATAACAAAACGTGTCAGTCTCAGGTAAGTATCCGTATCTTATTTGTAAAATCGTACTCATCAATGAAAGAAGATACCCCACATTTcttagaaatataattatagctTTCTCTATAAGTAGTCTTTTAGGAAAATACTGTTTTTAACTGACTGCTATCTATACAATGGATACGCGAAAAGCATTATTGCTGCTTCTACTTATGAAGATTTAATGGAAGAAATTCCAAATTGAAGATCACACGAGTAAAAcatttctgttgattttatGTCACTCTGTATCACTTTATAATTAAGCAGAAGAATTTTAATAGGATACAAGTAGAAATGAAATGGCCTACTagagatttttatgcatttatggaaaatgtaaatgtatCAAGATTTCTAATAAATGCACAAAAATCCGTAGTTTATGtacaattatacaaaatacgtaaaatactcattataatatttagaggatgaaacaaatctctatatAAGTTCTTCTTTTattagctctatttataaaaatatgaatttgcataaatattcgtagtCTTCTTATCATGTTCTTTTTTCGTAatcttcaattatttttaaaattcgcgcgattgaatattgaaaaaattacgAAAAAGGATATTAAAAGAAGCAGAAACGCAGAATCCATTTGCATCGTGAGAAACGAAGTCGACAGAGGTGCCATAAT from Bombus terrestris chromosome 11, iyBomTerr1.2, whole genome shotgun sequence includes the following:
- the LOC100649587 gene encoding interference hedgehog isoform X4, with the translated sequence MRPVLFLYAVITVLLHVLTSFAHGQKQELGMIFTKHPQPLAAPIGDDVNFECNLNLGAERFSWRHRPLGSDRWLQVFHMSSNGGKTSRHVVNFDNESKAGDYRCIAFYGSSGLASDPARLTLATLEKFTDKSEVVINVPAGNTVPITCPVPYSAPEAIVEFYKDNNPVKNVNVVGSKTMVIENAKVSDSGSYHCTAENYITTQLYRSNHKTILNVNTNTSFRAPYFVKQPQTEYKVLRGKNVTLECFAAGYPIPSVTWTRLGSSLPLNSIKTAMGLTIINVQSADRGEYDCIWSSHGVNIKSVIILKVMEAPKVIKPPKAATFSEGGELDLSCTVTGEPQPKFEWLINGESLTPGGNVEIEGSSLSISEVEKKHAGIVQCVASNEYGSHSGCNLLRVNPKQHIGTTEAKQDYGISNSRHKHTRGGGRRRSKEGKRKGTAVLVPPNLPNVTRLSDVSVMVRWSVPENTGLPIQFFKVQYRELGQKMNGRQAKWMTANSEIPNHVRSFEVTDLQPNHTYRFRIAAVYSNNDNKLSPNSVRFHLNKDGGIESNRMPIPLLTNTEALSPHEVLLIWQNSDNSANIDGFYVYHRASTTVSDYIKTTVEGKDSFNITISHLQPDTTYEFKVQSFSVDAASEFSKILRQKTKRAVNTNEHANYDNKNDHGSNLTLDSRVRPADDKNVNMYAIIGGVLGGSTLLGSLTAAAVIYKRTKHKQSRESSQSEGKPITNGRVMNGGVTDSKINITSNPLAGLDTSEDIIQPKTIRY